One genomic window of Arachis hypogaea cultivar Tifrunner chromosome 8, arahy.Tifrunner.gnm2.J5K5, whole genome shotgun sequence includes the following:
- the LOC112706468 gene encoding putative receptor protein kinase ZmPK1 isoform X4: MANRDEPVNGKKSKLSLLANGNLVLVDADNSHVWSTDTVSSPSSTVHLVLYDTGNLVLTEEMNSTVLWQSFDFPTDTLLPEQVFARFTKVISSKSQTNKSTGLYTLFFDNDNVLRLVYNGPEVSGIYWPDPWNLNWANFRSSYNSSRVAVLDTLGTFISSDNFTFTTSDHGSVIQRRLTLDPNGNLRVYSRSSDQGDWYVSWQAYARPCRIHGVCGPNSLCTYHTDSSIKCSCLPGHKMKYSNDWSYGCEPKFSLSCKNNESASSSQFLSISNVELYGYDYGLMTNYTLDQCKEFCLQLCDCKGVQYTYNKASGTNNCFVKVQLRNAYRIPYFDAEFLLKLPVNSTYSFQDDQVSIVDRHNNLDCPVGAETIQLERIYIKGQVSRYVKFLLWFAGGVGIFEMLCIFVVWYFLVRFRVHSGADERVYDLGFAGFRRFSYSELKQATKGFSQEIGKGAWGIVYKGVLSDGRVVAVKRLMEANQGEEEFLAEVRSIGRLNHMNLIEMWGYCAEGKHRLLVYEHMEHGSLAENLRTNRLLDWSKRFEIALGTAKGLSYLHDECLDWILHCDVKPQNILLDSNFQPKVADFGLSKLLKRSDTNKYPSFSKIRGTRGYMAPEWVLNLPITSKVDVYSYGIVVLEMFTGKSATKNLGISSDGVENNQHMYLVAWLREKQNKGFRCGWVSEILDPTIEGDYDENKLEALARVALQCVEDERDKRPTMSQVVEMLQKSLQ, from the coding sequence ATGGCAAATCGTGACGAACCAGTCAACGGAAAGAAATCAAAGCTCTCCCTACTCGCCAATGGTAACCTTGTTCTAGTGGATGCCGATAATTCCCATGTTTGGTCAACAGACACCGTTTCATCGCCGTCTTCTACCGTGCATTTGGTTCTGTATGACACCGGCAACCTTGTTCTAACGGAGGAGATGAACAGCACCGTGTTGTGGCAAAGCTTTGATTTCCCTACGGATACTCTTCTTCCTGAGCAAGTGTTCGCCCGATTTACCAAAGTAATCTCTTCGAAAAGCCAGACAAACAAGTCCACTGGTTTGTACACGTTGTTTTTCGACAACGATAACGTTCTTCGTCTTGTTTACAATGGCCCCGAAGTTTCAGGGATCTACTGGCCAGATCCTTGGAATCTGAACTGGGCCAACTTCAGGAGTAGTTACAACAGCAGCAGAGTTGCAGTCTTGGACACTCTTGGCACCTTCATTTCCTCAGATAATTTCACTTTCACCACTTCCGATCACGGTTCCGTCATCCAGCGAAGGTTGACCCTTGATCCCAATGGAAACCTTCGTGTTTATAGCCGTAGCAGTGATCAAGGTGACTGGTATGTTTcctggcaagcttatgcaagacCATGCAGGATCCATGGCGTTTGTGGGCCCAATAGTTTGTGCACTTACCATACTGATTCTTCCATTAAATGCTCTTGCCTTCCCGGTCATAAGATGAAGTATTCAAATGATTGGTCTTATGGCTGCGAACCCAAATTTTCTCTATCTTGCAAGAACAATGAAAGTGCGTCGTCGTCACAGTTCTTATCTATAAGCAACGTGGAGTTGTATGGCTATGATTATGGACTCATGACAAATTACACATTAGATCAGTGTAAAGAGTTCTGCCTCCAACTATGCGATTGCAAAGGCGTTCAGTACACTTATAACAAGGCCTCTGGTACCAACAATTGTTTTGTCAAGGTTCAGTTGCGGAATGCATATCGCATCCCATATTTTGATGCTGAATTTCTTTTGAAACTGCCAGTCAATAGTACCTATTCTTTTCAAGATGATCAAGTTTCAATCGTTGATAGACACAACAATCTTGATTGTCCTGTGGGTGCAGAAACAATACAACTTGAGAGGATTTATATCAAAGGGCAGGTGAGCAGATATGTTAAGTTCTTGTTATGGTTCGCCGGAGGAGTTGGGATATTTGAAATGCTGTGCATATTTGTGGTTTGGTACTTTTTGGTAAGGTTTAGGGTGCATTCTGGTGCAGATGAACGAGTGTATGACTTAGGCTTTGCAGGGTTTAGGAGATTCAGTTACTCTGAACTGAAACAAGCCACCAAAGGGTTTAGCCAAGAGATTGGAAAGGGTGCATGGGGGATTGTATACAAAGGTGTACTCTCTGATGGAAGAGTGGTGGCCGTGAAGAGACTCATGGAAGCGAATCAAGGAGAAGAGGAGTTCCTTGCTGAAGTGAGAAGCATTGGAAGGCTCAATCACATGAACTTGATTGAGATGTGGGGATACTGTGCTGAAGGGAAACACAGGCTCCTGGTTTATGAGCACATGGAGCATGGTTCTCTTGCCGAGAATCTTAGGACAAATAGATTATTGGATTGGTCCAAAAGGTTTGAGATTGCGTTGGGTACAGCCAAAGGTTTGTCTTATCTTCATGATGAGTGTTTGGATTGGATTTTGCATTGTGATGTAAAGCCACAGAACATTCTTCTTGATTCTAATTTTCAACCAAAGGTAGCTGATTTTGGATTGTCCAAGTTGCTTAAAAGAAGTGACACTAATAAGTACCCTAGCTTTTCCAAGATACGAGGAACAAGAGGATACATGGCTCCTGAGTGGGTTTTGAACCTCCCAATAACCTCCAAGGTTGATGTTTATAGCTATGGAATTGTTGTGTTGGAAATGTTCACTGGAAAGAGCGCAACCAAGAACCTTGGGATTAGTAGTGATGGAGTAGAGAATAATCAACATATGTACCTGGTTGCATGGCTGAGAGAGAAACAAAATAAGGGATTTCGTTGTGGTTGGGTTAGTGAAATCTTAGACCCCACCATAGAAGGTGATTATGATGAAAATAAGTTGGAAGCTTTGGCTAGAGTTGCTTTGCAATGTGTAGAGGATGAGAGGGACAAAAGACCCACCATGAGCCAAGTGGTAGAGATGCTTCAGAAATCTTTACAATAA
- the LOC112706468 gene encoding putative receptor protein kinase ZmPK1 isoform X3, whose protein sequence is MSVDKPNDVIVSPKGTFSAGFYAIGENAYCFGVWFSRNPTLVWMANRDEPVNGKKSKLSLLANGNLVLVDADNSHVWSTDTVSSPSSTVHLVLYDTGNLVLTEEMNSTVLWQSFDFPTDTLLPEQVFARFTKVISSKSQTNKSTGLYTLFFDNDNVLRLVYNGPEVSGIYWPDPWNLNWANFRSSYNSSRVAVLDTLGTFISSDNFTFTTSDHGSVIQRRLTLDPNGNLRVYSRSSDQGDWYVSWQAYARPCRIHGVCGPNSLCTYHTDSSIKCSCLPGHKMKYSNDWSYGCEPKFSLSCKNNESASSSQFLSISNVELYGYDYGLMTNYTLDQCKEFCLQLCDCKGVQYTYNKASGTNNCFVKVQLRNAYRIPYFDAEFLLKLPVNSTYSFQDDQVSIVDRHNNLDCPVGAETIQLERIYIKGQVSRYVKFLLWFAGGVGIFEMLCIFVVWYFLVRFRVHSGADERVYDLGFAGFRRFSYSELKQATKGFSQEIGKGAWGIVYKGVLSDGRVVAVKRLMEANQGEEEFLAEVRSIGRLNHMNLIEMWGYCAEGKHRLLVYEHMEHGSLAENLRTNRLLDWSKRFEIALGTAKGLSYLHDECLDWILHCDVKPQNILLDSNFQPKVADFGLSKLLKRSDTNKYPSFSKIRGTRGYMAPEWVLNLPITSKVDVYSYGIVVLEMFTGKSATKNLGISSDGVENNQHMYLVAWLREKQNKGFRCGWVSEILDPTIEGDYDENKLEALARVALQCVEDERDKRPTMSQVVEMLQKSLQ, encoded by the coding sequence ATGTCAGTAGATAAACCAAACGACGTTATAGTGTCACCCAAGGGCACCTTTTCTGCTGGCTTCTACGCGATTGGCGAAAACGCTTATTGCTTTGGCGTTTGGTTTTCCCGAAACCCTACTCTTGTATGGATGGCAAATCGTGACGAACCAGTCAACGGAAAGAAATCAAAGCTCTCCCTACTCGCCAATGGTAACCTTGTTCTAGTGGATGCCGATAATTCCCATGTTTGGTCAACAGACACCGTTTCATCGCCGTCTTCTACCGTGCATTTGGTTCTGTATGACACCGGCAACCTTGTTCTAACGGAGGAGATGAACAGCACCGTGTTGTGGCAAAGCTTTGATTTCCCTACGGATACTCTTCTTCCTGAGCAAGTGTTCGCCCGATTTACCAAAGTAATCTCTTCGAAAAGCCAGACAAACAAGTCCACTGGTTTGTACACGTTGTTTTTCGACAACGATAACGTTCTTCGTCTTGTTTACAATGGCCCCGAAGTTTCAGGGATCTACTGGCCAGATCCTTGGAATCTGAACTGGGCCAACTTCAGGAGTAGTTACAACAGCAGCAGAGTTGCAGTCTTGGACACTCTTGGCACCTTCATTTCCTCAGATAATTTCACTTTCACCACTTCCGATCACGGTTCCGTCATCCAGCGAAGGTTGACCCTTGATCCCAATGGAAACCTTCGTGTTTATAGCCGTAGCAGTGATCAAGGTGACTGGTATGTTTcctggcaagcttatgcaagacCATGCAGGATCCATGGCGTTTGTGGGCCCAATAGTTTGTGCACTTACCATACTGATTCTTCCATTAAATGCTCTTGCCTTCCCGGTCATAAGATGAAGTATTCAAATGATTGGTCTTATGGCTGCGAACCCAAATTTTCTCTATCTTGCAAGAACAATGAAAGTGCGTCGTCGTCACAGTTCTTATCTATAAGCAACGTGGAGTTGTATGGCTATGATTATGGACTCATGACAAATTACACATTAGATCAGTGTAAAGAGTTCTGCCTCCAACTATGCGATTGCAAAGGCGTTCAGTACACTTATAACAAGGCCTCTGGTACCAACAATTGTTTTGTCAAGGTTCAGTTGCGGAATGCATATCGCATCCCATATTTTGATGCTGAATTTCTTTTGAAACTGCCAGTCAATAGTACCTATTCTTTTCAAGATGATCAAGTTTCAATCGTTGATAGACACAACAATCTTGATTGTCCTGTGGGTGCAGAAACAATACAACTTGAGAGGATTTATATCAAAGGGCAGGTGAGCAGATATGTTAAGTTCTTGTTATGGTTCGCCGGAGGAGTTGGGATATTTGAAATGCTGTGCATATTTGTGGTTTGGTACTTTTTGGTAAGGTTTAGGGTGCATTCTGGTGCAGATGAACGAGTGTATGACTTAGGCTTTGCAGGGTTTAGGAGATTCAGTTACTCTGAACTGAAACAAGCCACCAAAGGGTTTAGCCAAGAGATTGGAAAGGGTGCATGGGGGATTGTATACAAAGGTGTACTCTCTGATGGAAGAGTGGTGGCCGTGAAGAGACTCATGGAAGCGAATCAAGGAGAAGAGGAGTTCCTTGCTGAAGTGAGAAGCATTGGAAGGCTCAATCACATGAACTTGATTGAGATGTGGGGATACTGTGCTGAAGGGAAACACAGGCTCCTGGTTTATGAGCACATGGAGCATGGTTCTCTTGCCGAGAATCTTAGGACAAATAGATTATTGGATTGGTCCAAAAGGTTTGAGATTGCGTTGGGTACAGCCAAAGGTTTGTCTTATCTTCATGATGAGTGTTTGGATTGGATTTTGCATTGTGATGTAAAGCCACAGAACATTCTTCTTGATTCTAATTTTCAACCAAAGGTAGCTGATTTTGGATTGTCCAAGTTGCTTAAAAGAAGTGACACTAATAAGTACCCTAGCTTTTCCAAGATACGAGGAACAAGAGGATACATGGCTCCTGAGTGGGTTTTGAACCTCCCAATAACCTCCAAGGTTGATGTTTATAGCTATGGAATTGTTGTGTTGGAAATGTTCACTGGAAAGAGCGCAACCAAGAACCTTGGGATTAGTAGTGATGGAGTAGAGAATAATCAACATATGTACCTGGTTGCATGGCTGAGAGAGAAACAAAATAAGGGATTTCGTTGTGGTTGGGTTAGTGAAATCTTAGACCCCACCATAGAAGGTGATTATGATGAAAATAAGTTGGAAGCTTTGGCTAGAGTTGCTTTGCAATGTGTAGAGGATGAGAGGGACAAAAGACCCACCATGAGCCAAGTGGTAGAGATGCTTCAGAAATCTTTACAATAA
- the LOC112706468 gene encoding putative receptor protein kinase ZmPK1 isoform X2: protein MESGKLVQCCVGHWLRPRTQDFNNLDQRHHSPDKPNDVIVSPKGTFSAGFYAIGENAYCFGVWFSRNPTLVWMANRDEPVNGKKSKLSLLANGNLVLVDADNSHVWSTDTVSSPSSTVHLVLYDTGNLVLTEEMNSTVLWQSFDFPTDTLLPEQVFARFTKVISSKSQTNKSTGLYTLFFDNDNVLRLVYNGPEVSGIYWPDPWNLNWANFRSSYNSSRVAVLDTLGTFISSDNFTFTTSDHGSVIQRRLTLDPNGNLRVYSRSSDQGDWYVSWQAYARPCRIHGVCGPNSLCTYHTDSSIKCSCLPGHKMKYSNDWSYGCEPKFSLSCKNNESASSSQFLSISNVELYGYDYGLMTNYTLDQCKEFCLQLCDCKGVQYTYNKASGTNNCFVKVQLRNAYRIPYFDAEFLLKLPVNSTYSFQDDQVSIVDRHNNLDCPVGAETIQLERIYIKGQVSRYVKFLLWFAGGVGIFEMLCIFVVWYFLVRFRVHSGADERVYDLGFAGFRRFSYSELKQATKGFSQEIGKGAWGIVYKGVLSDGRVVAVKRLMEANQGEEEFLAEVRSIGRLNHMNLIEMWGYCAEGKHRLLVYEHMEHGSLAENLRTNRLLDWSKRFEIALGTAKGLSYLHDECLDWILHCDVKPQNILLDSNFQPKVADFGLSKLLKRSDTNKYPSFSKIRGTRGYMAPEWVLNLPITSKVDVYSYGIVVLEMFTGKSATKNLGISSDGVENNQHMYLVAWLREKQNKGFRCGWVSEILDPTIEGDYDENKLEALARVALQCVEDERDKRPTMSQVVEMLQKSLQ from the exons ATGGAGAGTGGAAAACTGGTTCAATGTTGTGTGGGCCATTGGCTGCGCCCGAGAACTCAAGACTTCAACAATTTAGACCAACGTCACCACTCACCAG ATAAACCAAACGACGTTATAGTGTCACCCAAGGGCACCTTTTCTGCTGGCTTCTACGCGATTGGCGAAAACGCTTATTGCTTTGGCGTTTGGTTTTCCCGAAACCCTACTCTTGTATGGATGGCAAATCGTGACGAACCAGTCAACGGAAAGAAATCAAAGCTCTCCCTACTCGCCAATGGTAACCTTGTTCTAGTGGATGCCGATAATTCCCATGTTTGGTCAACAGACACCGTTTCATCGCCGTCTTCTACCGTGCATTTGGTTCTGTATGACACCGGCAACCTTGTTCTAACGGAGGAGATGAACAGCACCGTGTTGTGGCAAAGCTTTGATTTCCCTACGGATACTCTTCTTCCTGAGCAAGTGTTCGCCCGATTTACCAAAGTAATCTCTTCGAAAAGCCAGACAAACAAGTCCACTGGTTTGTACACGTTGTTTTTCGACAACGATAACGTTCTTCGTCTTGTTTACAATGGCCCCGAAGTTTCAGGGATCTACTGGCCAGATCCTTGGAATCTGAACTGGGCCAACTTCAGGAGTAGTTACAACAGCAGCAGAGTTGCAGTCTTGGACACTCTTGGCACCTTCATTTCCTCAGATAATTTCACTTTCACCACTTCCGATCACGGTTCCGTCATCCAGCGAAGGTTGACCCTTGATCCCAATGGAAACCTTCGTGTTTATAGCCGTAGCAGTGATCAAGGTGACTGGTATGTTTcctggcaagcttatgcaagacCATGCAGGATCCATGGCGTTTGTGGGCCCAATAGTTTGTGCACTTACCATACTGATTCTTCCATTAAATGCTCTTGCCTTCCCGGTCATAAGATGAAGTATTCAAATGATTGGTCTTATGGCTGCGAACCCAAATTTTCTCTATCTTGCAAGAACAATGAAAGTGCGTCGTCGTCACAGTTCTTATCTATAAGCAACGTGGAGTTGTATGGCTATGATTATGGACTCATGACAAATTACACATTAGATCAGTGTAAAGAGTTCTGCCTCCAACTATGCGATTGCAAAGGCGTTCAGTACACTTATAACAAGGCCTCTGGTACCAACAATTGTTTTGTCAAGGTTCAGTTGCGGAATGCATATCGCATCCCATATTTTGATGCTGAATTTCTTTTGAAACTGCCAGTCAATAGTACCTATTCTTTTCAAGATGATCAAGTTTCAATCGTTGATAGACACAACAATCTTGATTGTCCTGTGGGTGCAGAAACAATACAACTTGAGAGGATTTATATCAAAGGGCAGGTGAGCAGATATGTTAAGTTCTTGTTATGGTTCGCCGGAGGAGTTGGGATATTTGAAATGCTGTGCATATTTGTGGTTTGGTACTTTTTGGTAAGGTTTAGGGTGCATTCTGGTGCAGATGAACGAGTGTATGACTTAGGCTTTGCAGGGTTTAGGAGATTCAGTTACTCTGAACTGAAACAAGCCACCAAAGGGTTTAGCCAAGAGATTGGAAAGGGTGCATGGGGGATTGTATACAAAGGTGTACTCTCTGATGGAAGAGTGGTGGCCGTGAAGAGACTCATGGAAGCGAATCAAGGAGAAGAGGAGTTCCTTGCTGAAGTGAGAAGCATTGGAAGGCTCAATCACATGAACTTGATTGAGATGTGGGGATACTGTGCTGAAGGGAAACACAGGCTCCTGGTTTATGAGCACATGGAGCATGGTTCTCTTGCCGAGAATCTTAGGACAAATAGATTATTGGATTGGTCCAAAAGGTTTGAGATTGCGTTGGGTACAGCCAAAGGTTTGTCTTATCTTCATGATGAGTGTTTGGATTGGATTTTGCATTGTGATGTAAAGCCACAGAACATTCTTCTTGATTCTAATTTTCAACCAAAGGTAGCTGATTTTGGATTGTCCAAGTTGCTTAAAAGAAGTGACACTAATAAGTACCCTAGCTTTTCCAAGATACGAGGAACAAGAGGATACATGGCTCCTGAGTGGGTTTTGAACCTCCCAATAACCTCCAAGGTTGATGTTTATAGCTATGGAATTGTTGTGTTGGAAATGTTCACTGGAAAGAGCGCAACCAAGAACCTTGGGATTAGTAGTGATGGAGTAGAGAATAATCAACATATGTACCTGGTTGCATGGCTGAGAGAGAAACAAAATAAGGGATTTCGTTGTGGTTGGGTTAGTGAAATCTTAGACCCCACCATAGAAGGTGATTATGATGAAAATAAGTTGGAAGCTTTGGCTAGAGTTGCTTTGCAATGTGTAGAGGATGAGAGGGACAAAAGACCCACCATGAGCCAAGTGGTAGAGATGCTTCAGAAATCTTTACAATAA
- the LOC112706469 gene encoding protein MRG2: MGSSNACNGNREAEDSAMDSATPTHTDSSKSQPPFAVAEKVLAKHKGRFYEAKVRQVEFKDGQWRCFVHYLGWKKSWDEWLATDCLMKDTEENMQIKLAIDEKFGHDKSTKIHRASFNKPKTPNNESRGRKRKSETPIKEKPEVPSDKLVSIQIPPTLRKQLVDDCEFITHLGKLVKLPRTPNVNDIMKNYFDYRLKKCGLISDSVEEILKGLCCYFDKALPVKLLYKNERQQYQEACPDNTTPSTVYGAEHLLRLFVKLPELLSHASIEEESMTELQAQLVDILRFLQRNQSTYFLSTYHVPDDIENSTNKQVSG, translated from the exons atggggaGTTCCAACGCATGTAACGGAAATAGGGAAGCTGAAGACTCCGCCATGGATTCTGCGACGCCAACACACACTGACAGCTCCAAATCCCAGCCTCCGTTCGCTGTCGCCGAGAAGGTCCTCGCTAAACACAAAGGTCGATTTTACGAAGCCAAG GTTAGGCAGGTCGAATTCAAAGATGGCCAGTGGCGCTGTTTTGTTCATTATTTG GGTTGGAAGAAAAG CTGGGATGAATGGCTTGCAACTGATTGTTTGATGAAAGACACAGAGGAGAATATGCAGATAAAGCTCGCCATTGATGAGAAATTTGGTCATGACAAAAGTACAAAGATTCACCGTGCATCCTTCAACAAACCAAAGACTCCTAACAATG AAAGCAGAGGCAGGAAACGGAAGAGTGAAACTCCAATTAAG GAAAAACCAGAGGTCCCTTCTGACAAGCTTGTCAGCATTCAGATTCCACCAACTCTAAGGAAGCAATTAGTTGATGATTGTGAATTTATCACCCATCTGGGCAAG CTTGTTAAACTTCCTCGCACCCCTAATGTGAATGACATAATGAAGAATTATTTTGATTACAGATTGAAGAAATGTGGCTT GATATCAGATTCAGTTGAAGAAATTTTGAAAGGATTGTGTTGTTACTTTGATAAAGCACTGCCGGTGAAGCTTTTGTACAAGAATGAGCGTCAACAGTACCAAGAAGCATGTCCTGATAATACCACTCCTTCCACTGTATATGGTGCTGAGCATTTGTTACGTCTATTTG TTAAGTTGCCTGAGCTGTTGTCCCATGCTAGCATTGAAGAGGAGTCAATGACAGAACTCCAAGCCCAATTAGTTGACATTCTAAG GTTCTTGCAAAGAAATCAGAGTACATATTTCCTTTCTACTTATCATGTCCCTGATGATATTGAGAACAGCACCAACAAACAAG TTTCAGGGTAA
- the LOC112706468 gene encoding putative receptor protein kinase ZmPK1 isoform X1, with protein MESGKLVQCCVGHWLRPRTQDFNNLDQRHHSPVLSIKLSCSTRNHSILIQGSSMSVDKPNDVIVSPKGTFSAGFYAIGENAYCFGVWFSRNPTLVWMANRDEPVNGKKSKLSLLANGNLVLVDADNSHVWSTDTVSSPSSTVHLVLYDTGNLVLTEEMNSTVLWQSFDFPTDTLLPEQVFARFTKVISSKSQTNKSTGLYTLFFDNDNVLRLVYNGPEVSGIYWPDPWNLNWANFRSSYNSSRVAVLDTLGTFISSDNFTFTTSDHGSVIQRRLTLDPNGNLRVYSRSSDQGDWYVSWQAYARPCRIHGVCGPNSLCTYHTDSSIKCSCLPGHKMKYSNDWSYGCEPKFSLSCKNNESASSSQFLSISNVELYGYDYGLMTNYTLDQCKEFCLQLCDCKGVQYTYNKASGTNNCFVKVQLRNAYRIPYFDAEFLLKLPVNSTYSFQDDQVSIVDRHNNLDCPVGAETIQLERIYIKGQVSRYVKFLLWFAGGVGIFEMLCIFVVWYFLVRFRVHSGADERVYDLGFAGFRRFSYSELKQATKGFSQEIGKGAWGIVYKGVLSDGRVVAVKRLMEANQGEEEFLAEVRSIGRLNHMNLIEMWGYCAEGKHRLLVYEHMEHGSLAENLRTNRLLDWSKRFEIALGTAKGLSYLHDECLDWILHCDVKPQNILLDSNFQPKVADFGLSKLLKRSDTNKYPSFSKIRGTRGYMAPEWVLNLPITSKVDVYSYGIVVLEMFTGKSATKNLGISSDGVENNQHMYLVAWLREKQNKGFRCGWVSEILDPTIEGDYDENKLEALARVALQCVEDERDKRPTMSQVVEMLQKSLQ; from the exons ATGGAGAGTGGAAAACTGGTTCAATGTTGTGTGGGCCATTGGCTGCGCCCGAGAACTCAAGACTTCAACAATTTAGACCAACGTCACCACTCACCAG TATTGTCGATAAAGCTTTCATGTTCAACAAGAAACCATAGCATTCTAATCCAAGGTTCATCAATGTCAGTAGATAAACCAAACGACGTTATAGTGTCACCCAAGGGCACCTTTTCTGCTGGCTTCTACGCGATTGGCGAAAACGCTTATTGCTTTGGCGTTTGGTTTTCCCGAAACCCTACTCTTGTATGGATGGCAAATCGTGACGAACCAGTCAACGGAAAGAAATCAAAGCTCTCCCTACTCGCCAATGGTAACCTTGTTCTAGTGGATGCCGATAATTCCCATGTTTGGTCAACAGACACCGTTTCATCGCCGTCTTCTACCGTGCATTTGGTTCTGTATGACACCGGCAACCTTGTTCTAACGGAGGAGATGAACAGCACCGTGTTGTGGCAAAGCTTTGATTTCCCTACGGATACTCTTCTTCCTGAGCAAGTGTTCGCCCGATTTACCAAAGTAATCTCTTCGAAAAGCCAGACAAACAAGTCCACTGGTTTGTACACGTTGTTTTTCGACAACGATAACGTTCTTCGTCTTGTTTACAATGGCCCCGAAGTTTCAGGGATCTACTGGCCAGATCCTTGGAATCTGAACTGGGCCAACTTCAGGAGTAGTTACAACAGCAGCAGAGTTGCAGTCTTGGACACTCTTGGCACCTTCATTTCCTCAGATAATTTCACTTTCACCACTTCCGATCACGGTTCCGTCATCCAGCGAAGGTTGACCCTTGATCCCAATGGAAACCTTCGTGTTTATAGCCGTAGCAGTGATCAAGGTGACTGGTATGTTTcctggcaagcttatgcaagacCATGCAGGATCCATGGCGTTTGTGGGCCCAATAGTTTGTGCACTTACCATACTGATTCTTCCATTAAATGCTCTTGCCTTCCCGGTCATAAGATGAAGTATTCAAATGATTGGTCTTATGGCTGCGAACCCAAATTTTCTCTATCTTGCAAGAACAATGAAAGTGCGTCGTCGTCACAGTTCTTATCTATAAGCAACGTGGAGTTGTATGGCTATGATTATGGACTCATGACAAATTACACATTAGATCAGTGTAAAGAGTTCTGCCTCCAACTATGCGATTGCAAAGGCGTTCAGTACACTTATAACAAGGCCTCTGGTACCAACAATTGTTTTGTCAAGGTTCAGTTGCGGAATGCATATCGCATCCCATATTTTGATGCTGAATTTCTTTTGAAACTGCCAGTCAATAGTACCTATTCTTTTCAAGATGATCAAGTTTCAATCGTTGATAGACACAACAATCTTGATTGTCCTGTGGGTGCAGAAACAATACAACTTGAGAGGATTTATATCAAAGGGCAGGTGAGCAGATATGTTAAGTTCTTGTTATGGTTCGCCGGAGGAGTTGGGATATTTGAAATGCTGTGCATATTTGTGGTTTGGTACTTTTTGGTAAGGTTTAGGGTGCATTCTGGTGCAGATGAACGAGTGTATGACTTAGGCTTTGCAGGGTTTAGGAGATTCAGTTACTCTGAACTGAAACAAGCCACCAAAGGGTTTAGCCAAGAGATTGGAAAGGGTGCATGGGGGATTGTATACAAAGGTGTACTCTCTGATGGAAGAGTGGTGGCCGTGAAGAGACTCATGGAAGCGAATCAAGGAGAAGAGGAGTTCCTTGCTGAAGTGAGAAGCATTGGAAGGCTCAATCACATGAACTTGATTGAGATGTGGGGATACTGTGCTGAAGGGAAACACAGGCTCCTGGTTTATGAGCACATGGAGCATGGTTCTCTTGCCGAGAATCTTAGGACAAATAGATTATTGGATTGGTCCAAAAGGTTTGAGATTGCGTTGGGTACAGCCAAAGGTTTGTCTTATCTTCATGATGAGTGTTTGGATTGGATTTTGCATTGTGATGTAAAGCCACAGAACATTCTTCTTGATTCTAATTTTCAACCAAAGGTAGCTGATTTTGGATTGTCCAAGTTGCTTAAAAGAAGTGACACTAATAAGTACCCTAGCTTTTCCAAGATACGAGGAACAAGAGGATACATGGCTCCTGAGTGGGTTTTGAACCTCCCAATAACCTCCAAGGTTGATGTTTATAGCTATGGAATTGTTGTGTTGGAAATGTTCACTGGAAAGAGCGCAACCAAGAACCTTGGGATTAGTAGTGATGGAGTAGAGAATAATCAACATATGTACCTGGTTGCATGGCTGAGAGAGAAACAAAATAAGGGATTTCGTTGTGGTTGGGTTAGTGAAATCTTAGACCCCACCATAGAAGGTGATTATGATGAAAATAAGTTGGAAGCTTTGGCTAGAGTTGCTTTGCAATGTGTAGAGGATGAGAGGGACAAAAGACCCACCATGAGCCAAGTGGTAGAGATGCTTCAGAAATCTTTACAATAA